TGAATAAAGACGGGCTTTTGTTCTTAGAAATCAATCAGAAATTAGGCCCGGAAACCCTGGAACTGTATCAGTATTTCTCTAATGTTCAATTGTTGAAGGATTTATCTGAAAATGACAGGTTTATTTATGGAAGGAAATAAGTAATTTTGTTTCCAGACACTTAACTTATGAAAACTTTGATATGGAATGCCTTCGTTGGTATTTCGCTGATTCTGCAATTAACATCCTGCAAACAGCATCCTCAGGATGTTGTGGATGAATATTACAGGAAAGGAGAATTTAGCGGCTCTGTTCTGATTGTGAAAAACGGCAGGATTGTATGTGATACAGCTCTGGGCTTCCGTAATCTTGAAAAAGGGCTCCAATCTGATAAAAATACCTCTTTTTATATTGCCTCTCTCAGCAAATCTTTTACTGCTGCAGCGATTATGACTTTAGAGCAAAAAGACCTACTGAAGCTTGATAATAAGGCTTCTCAGTTCGTTGAACTTCCTGAATATGCTAAAAATATCACTATCAGGCAGCTTTTGCACCATACATCGGGAATCAGAGACTATGAGAATTTATTTTCTAAAAAAGGATTGAATAATCAGGAAGTGATTGACTGGCTGTTTAGTCTTAAAAATCTTGATTTCAATCCAGACAGCAGGTTTAAATACAGCAATAGCGGATATATCATTCTTTCTCAGATTATCGAAAAGGTTTCCGGGAAATCTTTTCGTACTTTCATCAATGAGCAGATTATCACTCCTTTGAAGATGAACAATACTTATGTATATGAATCTTCTACAACTATTCAAAATAAGGCATTAGGATATAATCAACAGAAGAAACCCGATGATTATTCAATCTTAACAACTGGCGACGGCGGAATCTACTCTACTCCCGGAGATCTGTATAAATTTGATCAGGCCTTACGGAATTATACCCTGATCAGTAAAGAAAATACAGCTCTTATGTATACTCCTGCAAAACTATCCGCCGGCCAGATTTCAAACTACGGATTTGCCTGGTTTATAGAAGATGAAAAGAGTGGAAAAACTGCAATGCATACAGGTGGTCTGAATGGCTTCAAAGCTTTATTCTGGAGAGATCTGCAGCATAACAGCTGTGTTATAGCACTTACCAATCAGGGAGAAGCATTTCCTTTGGGTAATTTTTTAAATGACATCAAAAAAACAATTCAATAAAGAAGATGACTATTCAATCTCACGAAATTAATACTATAAAAATTGCAGAAGTTATTTCTGATCATATTATCATCCAATCTGCACAGGACGGACTGGATCTCATGGGAAATGTCTATTATCAAGGTTTTGACAAAATCATTCTTTATGAAAAAAACATTACTCCTGAATTTTTCGATTTAAAAACAAAAATAGCAGGTGAAATTCTTCAAAAATTCTCAAACTATCGTATCGGACTGGCTATTGTAGGGGATTTCGACACCTATGAAAGTAAGAGCCTGAAGGACTTTATTTTTGAAAGTAACAAAACAAAACATGTGAATTTTCTGAAATCACTGGAAGACGCATTGGATAATTTATCAAAATAAATTCTTTTTCAGACGATTAGCTCAAAACATACAACTTATCGTTTTTTTTAATATTAATATCTTCTTATAAAACACATATTTCAAAAAGCACAGTAATTTGAATATTAAAAATAATCTATTAATTTTATCATATTGGTAAAAATTTAAACCAATACACATCAATTTAACTAACAAATAAAGTTAAATTAAAATTAATCGCTCAAAAACCATATATTAAGTAGTTTATTTGTATATTTGCAAAAACACAAGGATTATGATTTTTAGTATTCTAAAAGCTTATATTTTATATAATAGGGCTACTTAACTCAATTCTCTTTTTTGACTCTTTCAGATAAGACATAGATAGTCTCTATGACACATGCTTGTACTATCTGTTATTTTGGAAACTAAAGTCTCCTCATACTATGCTGTCAGTATAATTCATTGTTTGAATGAATTGTAGGGGTATTTATTTTCAAAATAAATTAAGCTGGCAGAAAAGTATCTCATAAGACACAACACAAAAAAATACAATACACAGATAAAAAATTATTAAAGACATCATGATTAAAAAATTATTTCTACCAATCGTTTTAGTAAGTTCTTTTTATTATGCCCAGATAGGGATTAATACAGCTACGCCTGACGCAAGTGCCATCCTGGATGTTTACAGTCAAAATAAAGGCATGCTGATACCAAGACTTACTACTGCAAAAAGAGATGCTATTACAAATCCAGCCAATTCGCTACTTATTTATGATATTGATAAGAAATGTTTAAGTCAGAATATTGGAACACCTACCAAACCTGATTGGCTTTGTATCAGTAGTAATGCTGTAAAAATGTTTTATATGCCGAGTGTTTCTTTTGACACTTCCAGCAATGCCAACGGCCGAACTAAAGATTTATATACACTCTATAAGACTCAGTTTGGCTCTCCAAAAGCGAAGAGTACGAGTGCTCCTGCTGCCATTCCTTTTTTCCCGTCAAGCAAAGATCTTTACTATTATGTAACAGACGCTGATCCCAATGTATTTAGTAATATCTCTATTTCTGATGATGGTGTAATGACCTATGATGTAAAAGCTGCAGCCACAGACTGTTCTTTTATTAATATTGTTTTTGTTGTTAAATAACTGAGCGATGATAAAAAATACCTCAGTTTTACAATGCAAAAGGCTTTTGTTCATTTTTTCATTATGTATTTTCTCTCAGAATATTAAGGCACAGAATGAACAGGGAACCGGCTATCCTTATTTTGTAAACTTCACACAGGGATTACAGCCTCAGGAAGCCTATAAAGTAGCGACCAGTGGAGTTCAGAATGACGCCACCTTTACCACAGATGGATTGCGGCTTACCCGAAGCGTAAATAATATTTCGGGAGGTGTTATACTTGCTGATAAAATATTCAAAAGTGACCAGGGAATCAAATTCGAGTTTGAATTTGCTATTTATGGGGGAAATACTAATGGAGGAGATGGTATTTCTATATTCTTAGTAGATGGATCTATCCCTAAGGAACAGCTTAATCTCGGCTACTTTGGTGGTGGATTAGGATATAGTTTTGTACGTGGAGGCGAGTCTACAGAAGGACTTAGAGGAGCCTATCTTGGAATAGGTCTGGATGAATACGGAAATTTTAAAACTAGTTTTAATCAAAGTGAAAGAGTTAGAAATGGAATTTTTGGCGTAGGATTAGCCGATGGACGAAGCAATGTTTCTTTGAGAGGTAAACGCGGAAACCAATACCTGTCTTCAGCTGAGCCTGCAGGATACAATGGTTATCCGTTGCTTTACAGCACAGCTACCAATGCATTACCTTCCAGCAGTAACAGATCTGCTTATCTGGATACTGCAACCGGAAAATATATAGGTATTAAAAACACAACTCTTCAGCAATTCAGCATTGAAAGTGGTGGAACTACCTTTCCTCTCAATGAAAATGATGCAAGATTCCGTAAAGCATATGTCACATTAGTACCCAATCCTGCTGGTGGTTACAATATAACCCTGGAAATACAGCATGGAACTGTGAAAGAAAAAGTGATTGATAATTATTATTATCCAACTTCTCTGAAATATACTGAAACTACAATATCCAACAGTACGGTAAGAACGCTGGATACTTCAGCTCCTCCAACTTTCAGAATTGGATTTGCGGCTTCTACAGGAGCTGCTAAAAATATACACTTATTGAGAAACTTAGGAGTTACCAGACCTTATGCAGCAGAAGTAACAGATGATCTGTTTGCAGGATGCCCAGGGGTAAAGTCAACCTATTATCCTTTGCTTAATGATGCGGCTTATTCTTCAGCAAGCGGTCAAAACCCGCCAACACTTTCATATAATAACCTTGATTTTAATTCATTCCGCTTTTTGGATAACAATGGAGCTGTTATTCCGAATATAACCGGCGGTGTTTATACTAACAGTCAAGGAACGTGGACCTATTTCCCCACTACCGGAGCACTTTCTTTCAGGCCTGCAATTGGATTCACAGGAGTTGCCCAGCTGCAATATGATATTAAAGGTGGTGGAAGCAATGGTACTGAAGCTCCTTATAATAAGGAAGAATACAGATCATTACCAGCACTGGTACAGGTTAATATTTCAAGTGCAAATAACTGCAGTAAAGCCTGCGTTGTTTCCAACAAAAATGTAACTCAGAAAATAACAAGATAATTTGACAAAAACCAGCTTTTATAAAGCTGGTTTTTTATTTTCAAAAGGATGAAAAATCAATATTCCTTATTTTCAATAAAATACTGAACAGCATCTTCGATTGCTTTATCAGTGGATTGATATTGAATACCTAACTCCTCTACTGATTTCTGATTAGAATAATAATTACAGATCTGCAAAGCTTTCATATTGGAGGTACTGAGGTTTGTTTTTATGTTTAATTTTCTCAAGCCGTCACCTATCAATCCAAGGAAACTCAAAACTCTGTTTGGAATAGCTATCATGGTTGGATTCTGATCGGTAATCCGGTTTACTTTCTTAAAAAATTCTTTATAGCTCAAATTTTCATTGGCTAAGAGGTATTTTTCATCAGCCTTTCCGTATTGAATAGCATTTAATATTCCGTTAGCAGCATCTTCCACATGTACGAAATTCTTCCCTCCTTTCGGATAGAAAACCAGCTTCTTTTTCCAGGTCCAAAAGATGATTTTTCCGGAACTCGGTTTGCTGTCATATGCTCCGATCATAAATGTTGGATTAACGATAATAACGTCTGTATTTTTACGGTTCTTTAAAAGATAATCTTCAGCTTCTACCTTACTTTGGGCATACAATGAATGAGTGAAAGGATAAAGCTGCGGAGCTTTTTCACTTCCCCAGAAAGCCGTATTCCCATAACCCAAAGTGTTTGCTGTGCTTACAAACAAAAACTTTTTTACATCCATTAATTCTGCATGGGTAAGCAGGTTTACAGCAGTCTCATAATTCACTTTTCTATATTCATCATAGTTGATGAGATTCTGACGTGTTTCTGCTGCAATATGAATGAGACAGTCAATTTCTTTGAGTAATAATGAAAGATTAGATAAAAGATCTGCTTCTATCAGTTTCAGATTCTCATTTTCTTCGCCCAGCCAGCTGCTTTTCTTGCGCACCAGAGCAATAACAGAATAACCATTTTGTAATAATTTAATAATAACATTAGTTCCCAGAAGCCCTGTCGCTCCGGTTACACAAACTTTTTTCATGCTTCTATTTCTCTTTTTATAGCCTGGGTCATCAACGGCAGTTTGATCCATATTGGTAAAATTTTCATCATCAGCCAGCTGATTGGGTTCACCATAATTACGGAATCTTTTTTAAACAGTTGACGAATACAGTATGATGCTACTTTATCAGGATTTAAAAGTGTCAATCTTCCTATGAAACCTTGCTTTTCTATTCTTTTACAGACATCCGTATTTGTTTTCATGGCACCTGGATTTACAACGCTTACAAAGACATTGGTATCTTTCAGTTCTTCGTGCAGTCCTCTGGAAAATGAATAGATAAAGCTTTTGGAAGCAGGATATACGGTTTTAAAACCTATGGGAGAAAAGGCTGCCATACTGGATACATTCAAAATATAGGCTTTTGGCTGTTTTAAAAGATTGGGAAGTAACTGATGGGTAATCAGAGAAGTAGCCGTTACATTAACCTGCAGAATGGTATTGATATATTCCGAAGAAGCTTCTGTGAATTTTTTAGTTCCACCAAGCCCCGCATTGTTGATCAGAATATGAATATCAAAGGAACGGTTAAGCCATTCTGTAAGCTTCAGGACATTGCCATTGACAGAAAGATCTGTTTCATAGTAATGAACTTTTACATCATACAACTCTTGCAGCTCTTGGGAAAATTCTTTGAGGTTCTGATCCGGAAGGCTTACAAGAATGACATTGATCTTTTTTCTGGCAAGATTTTCAGCAAATGATTTGCCCAGTCCCTGACTTGCTCCTGTGACTACAGCATATGACTCTTTGGTATCCATACGTTTAAATTTTATGGTACAAAGCTATCATGAAAAGAGGGCTTTAATGTTCCGGATTATCTGAACGAACTGATTTTCAAGAAAGAAAGACAACATACACAAACCACTATAAATCAATACTATAAACCAATAAAAAAGTAAAACTTTATAAACCTGAACTTATTTTTTGAATTCAGAAGGGGTCTGCCCTGTCACTTTTTTGAACGTGGTATTAAAAGAGGTCTTGGAATTGAAACCGGATTCATATGCGATTCCCAAAATTGATAATTTACTGTTTGATTCCTTCAGAAGCTTTTGGGCATATTCTACTCTGAATTCATTTACATACTGGAAGAAATTCTTTCCAAAACCTGTATTGATGACATAAGACAGATGATGGGTAGAAACAGACAGCATTTCAGCCAGCCTGATCAGGTTAAGTTCACTATCAAGATAAGGTTTCTGTATTTCCATAAGTCCTTCAAGTGAGGTTTTAATCTTTACTAATTCTTCATCAGAGATTAGCTTTCTCTTTATTTCTTCTGAATCGGAATCTTCATTGATAGAGATCAGCTCTTCTCTGTATTTTTCTTCTAAAGGATAGATTTCCCTTTGTTTCAAAGAGTAATATCCCACACAGTAAATAACAGATAAAAAGACGGCATTAATAAAGAAATTCAATGATTTGGGATCATAGAAGAGATTATATATCACATAGATAATGTTCACAATAAGAAGTACCAGAATGATATATTCAAGCCAGTTCAGATTGATTCCCTCAGTATTGGAGGAAAACTGCTGAATCTTCCGCTGGTGCTTTCTGATAGTAACATAAGAAAGTCCGGTATAGAACAGTGCCTGAATCAGGATCAAAATGACACTCAGATATTCAAATGGTGTCTCATAACCTAGTTTTACCAGAACAAGACACAACAGAAAAGCTGTAGGAAGTAAAAGAAATTTAAAATCCCTGATTTTGAAAGTAAAAGAGGGATTGGTAAAGAACAGCACACTAAAGTAAAAAACAATGGGTGTGAAAAACTGAATACATCTGACAAAAAACAGGGAATGAAACTCAACCGTCGTCCCTGTGATGAGAAACAAAACCTCATCCAGCCAAAAGGTAGACCATAGAAAGAGAAATATACCAAACCAGAAATTGGCTTTACGGTTTACTTTCAAAGGATTGGCGAGTTTCAGCAGAGAAAGCAAAACCAATGAACCATAGATAAGTATCACGATGAAACTGTTTAACTCTGATGTGTTCATTGGTTTTGATATTTTAATTAAAAATAGTCTTTTATCCTATTCGTTTCCTTACAAAAATTTCATATCCCAGATAAATTAATGGAAGTGACATGATTCCTAAGAAAAGGATATTGCTCATGGCCAGCTGCGGATGCATTACAATAGAGTAAACGAGCCCGAAAAAAGCTCCTCCAAGGTGAGCAGCATGCCCCAGGTTATCCCATTGTTTAGGATTCAGCATCATGTATACAGAATATCCGAAATATAATGTTCCAAATAACCATCCCGGCAGGAAGTTGACACTGATCTCATTCGGTGCCATGGCTATAGAAGCAAAAATAATTCCTGAAACTGCTCCTGATGCTCCGATAGCAGAATACCAAGGCTGATTTTTATAAATCTGTAAACTGAATAAATTTCCTAAGATCATTGATCCGAAATAAAGAATCAAAAATCCTACTTCACCAAAGAAACTAATGACTACTCCCTGGAAAAAATACAGGGAAAGCATATTAAAAAATAAGTGCATAAAGTCCGCATGCAAAAACGCAGAGCTGATAAGCCTTATGTATTCTTTGCGGTTTGCAATGGCTCCAACATTGAATTTATATTTTTCAAATAATGCTGTATTGTTGAATCCCATGTAACTAAAAATACATGTGACCGCCATGATTATTAAAACAACTATATCCATCATATGTTTCTTATGTTATAATTAAACAGACATTTTATGGTCTATTCATTTTCGTTACTCCCATCACCCTGAAACAGATCACCGATAATTCCTCCGTCTTCATCTGCATCACCTGTGGGTTCCGGCTCTTCATAGACCTCCGGTTCTTCTTCTACAGGTTCAGGAATAGTAATATTGATTGCTTTTACTTTAAATTTCGTAAACTGGTTTCCGATTGCCTTTATTCCTTTTACTGCAATAAATTCATCTATGTTTATTGTTTCAGCGTCACGTTCTTTGCCTTTATCTTTCGCGAAAATAATTTCCGCGGTAACGTCATTGGCAACAATTACATTTTCAATGAATGATTTCGGATGCTCAGACGGCATGAAAGTCTGGACATTTACTGTATTTTCCAGTAAGAATCTCTTGATGAAGTAAATATCTTTTTCTCCATCATAATAAATACAGGTAATAGGCTGTGCAGGTCTCCATTTCTCCAGTACCAGATATTCATCATCAAAACGGTTGCCAAGATCAAAAGATACCAGCTTTACTTCGCCGTTTGTATTGATGGTCAGAATTTTGTCATCTCCTTTGAAGCTTCCCAGTAATGTTCCTCTTGCATCTGCATTCAGCCTTCTTACGGTATCGTCAAACCAGATTTTTCTAGGCGCAAGGGTAGAAACTCCTTCTTCCTTCATATCCACCTTCTTAACCGCATATTTTGTCACCAGGTTTCCTTTGGAATCACGTCCTTTGATGGCAAGTTCGGAGAAATTGATCTCCATTTTGTTTTTTCTGATTCTAGGATTTGGTTTTAAAAGCACTGTTACTGTTTCTGCTTCACCATTTGGGTTTGCTGAAAAGTAGAGTGTTTCTGAACCTTTTTTATCTGAAGCTAACGGATAATCTGTATTTCTTGTCACTCCGGTTACAGAGAATCGTTTCATATAATATGGTCCTTCTCTTCCCTCTCGGTAGATCATATTATACACTGTTCTTTTATCATTTTTCTTCCATATGGCAACGTGCAAAATATCTTTTCCAACAAATGTTTTTGCCTCTACTTTTACCACTTTCATGCTTCCGTCTTTTCTGAAAATAATAATATCATCAATATCAGAGCAATCAAACAGGTACTGGTCTTTCTTCAGGGATGTTCCGATAAAGCCTTCTTCAAAATTAGCATAGAATTTTTCATTAGCCACCGCTACTTTTGTAGCATCAATGGTATCAAAAATTCTAAGTTCTGTCTTTCTCTGTTTGTCTTTACCGTATTTTTTCTGAATATTTAAATAATAATCTATGGCATAGGCGATCAGGTTGGCCAGATGGTATTTTACCTGTTCTATTTTACCTTCCAGAGATGCAATATTTTCTTTAAATTTATCTAAATCGAATCTTGAAATTCTCTTGATTCTGATTTCGGTGAGTTTTAAGATATCCTCTTCAGTAACGGCTCTTAAAAGATGTTTGGTATGCGGTTTTAATCCTGCATCAATTGTCTTTAATACATCTTCCCAGGTTTTTACCTCTTCGATATCGTGATAGATTCTATTTTCAATAAAAATTCTTTCCAGTGAAGAGAAATGCCAGCTTTCCTGAAGTTCGTGAAGTTCAATTTCAAGTTCCTTCTTCAATAATGATACGGTATGGTCCGTATTCATTTTCAGAATATCGGACACATTCATGAACATAGGTTTGTCACCTACAATCACGCAGGCATTCGGAGAGATTGTCACCTGGCAGTCTGTGAATGCATACAGGGCGTCAATTGTCTTATCCGGAGAAACATCATTGTGGATATGAATCAGGATTTCTACTTTATCAGAAGTATTATCCTCAATCTTTTTAATTTTGATCTTCCCTTTCTCATTGGCTTTTAAGATAGAATCAATAAGATCGGTTGTGGTTTTCGAGTAAGGAAGTTCGGAAATCACCAATGTGTGCTTATCCGTTTGTGTAATTTTGGCTCTGGCCCTTACTTTTCCTCCTCTGTGACCGTCATTATATTCTGAAACATCCAGATAACCGGCTGTTAAAAAGTCCGGATACAGCTCAAATCTCTTTCCTTTCAGATAAGCTACTGATGCATTGATAAGCTCATTGAAGTTATGCGGAAGTATTTTTGTAGAAAGACCTACCCCAATACCTTCTACTCCCTGTGCAAGAAGCAAAGGGAATTTTACCGGCAGGTCGATAGGTTCATTATTTCTTCCGTCGTAAGACTTGGTCCATTCTGTAGTTTTAGGATTAAAGACTACTTCCAGTGCAAAAGGAGTAAGCCTTGCTTCAATATACCTTGCAGCAGCCGCAGAGTCTCCTGTATAAATATTACCCCAGTTTCCCTGAGTATCTATCAGTAGTTCCTTCTGTCCTATCTGCACCATGGCATCTGTAATGGAAGCATCTCCATGTGGGTGGTATTTCATGGTATTACCCACGATGTTTGCCACTTTATTGTAACGGCCGTCTTCCAGTTCCCGCATAGAGTGCATAATTCTTCGCTGAACGGGTTTTAAACCGTCATACACCGAAGGGATAGCTCTGTCCAAAATTACATAGGAAGCATAATCCAGAAACCAGTCTTTATACAGACCGGAAACCTTCTTTAAGCTTTCACCCTCATGCGAATATTCTTCTGTCGTCATCTGTTTTTTTGTCTTTATTCTCTTTATTAGCTTTTACTACTTTGTTCAAAGAGAGTTTTAAATCGTTTACTTCTTTTCTGTTCAAATAAGAGATCTGGTATTTCAGTATAGTAGATCCATTATTCTTACTTGAAACGGTGATGTATAATCTTTTGATAAATAAAATACTGACTACATCATACTTTATCAGCTTATATTTTGGAAATTCATCATGAAGAGGCTTGTCTAAAAAAGGAATAATATTCCTGTTTTTAAAGTTCAGAGCTTCTCCATCGCTGTCATATTCAAAAATCTGCCGTCCGCAAATATAAAAGATAATCAGCATCATAATAGGAACAATAATCAATAAATAACTTTCATCCTCCAGCGCATTAAATCTATATTTATTAGCTATAAATACAATTATTCCAAGTGCCATTATCATAAGAAGAACGGTACTTAAAAAGTTATAAACTGATGCTTTATTACGGTTACTTAGTCTCATTTGATTTTTTTTGTTGTAAGTTTCCTAATTTCTTACTTCAAACTGTGTTTTTTTAACCTCTGCATTGTTCCCATGGATAGTTTTAAGTTTTAATTTTTTTAATTTTCTACTTCATTCAGAATTTCTTTTTTAGCAATATCAGTATCATCTTCTACAACGAGGTTTTCAAGAATGAAAGTTTGTCTGTCCGGAGTATTTTTTCCCATATAAAACTCCAGAAGCTGTTCAATGGTTTGGTCTCTCCCTAACACCACAGGTTCCAGTCTGATATCCTGACCTATAAAATGTTTGAATTCATCCGGAGAAATTTCTCCTAATCCCTTAAATCGTGTGATTTCAGGATTTTTCCCCAGATCATTCAATGCTTTTACTCTTTCGGCTTCTGAATAACAGTATCTTGTTTCTTTTTTGTTTCTTACCCTGAATAAAGGGGTTTGAAGAATATAAAGGTGTCCGTTTTTAATCAGATCCGGGAAGAACTGCAGGAAGAAAGTAATCATCAGCAAACGAATGTGCATTCCATCAACATCGGCATCGGTAGCAATAATCACCTGATTGTATCTCAGGTCTTCCAGGCTTTCTTCAATATTTAAAGCAGCCTGAAGAAGGTTAAATTCTTCATTTTCATATACCACCTTCTTAGTAAGACCATAGCAGTTCAATGGTTTACCTTTCAGTGAAAATACAGCTTGAGTTTCCACATCTCTGGATTTTGTGATAGATCCTGATGCAGAATCTCCTTCGGTAATGAAGATCTGAGTATCTCCTTTTCTTTCTGCTTTCTGATCATTATAATGCTGTCTGCAGTCACGAAGTTTTTTATTGTGAAGAGAGACTTTTTTAGCTCTTTCTCTAGCCAGTTTCTGAATCCCGGAAAGTTCTTTTCTTTCTCTCTCAGAAATCAATATTTTTCTTTGAATGGCCTCTGCAATTTCCGGGTTCTTGTGTAAGAAATTATCCAGTTTGCTTTTTAGGAAATCAATGATGAATGTTCTTACGGTAGGTCCGTTCGGTCCCATATCATTAGATCCTAATTTTGTTTTGGTCTGAGATTCGAAAACCGGTTCTTCTACATTGATGGAGATTGCAGCAATGATAGACTTTCTGATATCAGAAGCTTCAAAGCTTTTATTAAAAAACTCACGGATTGTCTTCACATAAGCTTCACGGAATGCATTAAGGTGGGTTCCACCCTGTGTGGTATTCTGTCCGTTTACGAATGAAAAATAGGTTTCCATCTGAGATTTGTCAGTATGGGTGATGGCCACTTCAATATCATCATCTTTTAAATGAACAATAGGGTAAAGTGTCTCGCTTTCCAGTTCTTCTTCAAGGAGATCTTTAAGACCGTTTTCAGAGAAATAGGTTTCTCCGTTGAAAAGAATTTTAAGCCCTGGATTCAGGTATGCATAATTCCGGAGCATTCTTTCGATATACTCTTTTCTGTATTTGAAATGCAGGAATATATCCCCATCCGGAATGAAAGAAATTTCAGTACCGTTTCTGTCAGAAGTCTCTTTTTCTTCAAAGTTCTCTTTGATAAGTCCCTGGGAAAATTCTGCAGCTTTCATTTTCCCGTCACGGAAAGAACGTACTCGGAAATACTCAGAAAGTGCATTTACCGCTTTGGTACCGACTCCATTCAATCCTACAGATTTTTTGAACGCCTTACTGTCGTATTTACCTCCGGTATTCATTTTGGAAACAGCATCTACTACTTTTCCCAATGGAATTCCACGTCCAAAGTCACGAACTGTAACTTTTCCGTCATCCACTTTTATTTCGATTCTTTTACCTGATCTCATCCTGAACTCATCAATGGAGTTATCCAGGATTTCTTTAAGCAGAATATAAATACCGTCATCAGCGGAAGACCCAT
The window above is part of the Chryseobacterium sp. MA9 genome. Proteins encoded here:
- a CDS encoding DNA gyrase/topoisomerase IV subunit A, whose amino-acid sequence is MTTEEYSHEGESLKKVSGLYKDWFLDYASYVILDRAIPSVYDGLKPVQRRIMHSMRELEDGRYNKVANIVGNTMKYHPHGDASITDAMVQIGQKELLIDTQGNWGNIYTGDSAAAARYIEARLTPFALEVVFNPKTTEWTKSYDGRNNEPIDLPVKFPLLLAQGVEGIGVGLSTKILPHNFNELINASVAYLKGKRFELYPDFLTAGYLDVSEYNDGHRGGKVRARAKITQTDKHTLVISELPYSKTTTDLIDSILKANEKGKIKIKKIEDNTSDKVEILIHIHNDVSPDKTIDALYAFTDCQVTISPNACVIVGDKPMFMNVSDILKMNTDHTVSLLKKELEIELHELQESWHFSSLERIFIENRIYHDIEEVKTWEDVLKTIDAGLKPHTKHLLRAVTEEDILKLTEIRIKRISRFDLDKFKENIASLEGKIEQVKYHLANLIAYAIDYYLNIQKKYGKDKQRKTELRIFDTIDATKVAVANEKFYANFEEGFIGTSLKKDQYLFDCSDIDDIIIFRKDGSMKVVKVEAKTFVGKDILHVAIWKKNDKRTVYNMIYREGREGPYYMKRFSVTGVTRNTDYPLASDKKGSETLYFSANPNGEAETVTVLLKPNPRIRKNKMEINFSELAIKGRDSKGNLVTKYAVKKVDMKEEGVSTLAPRKIWFDDTVRRLNADARGTLLGSFKGDDKILTINTNGEVKLVSFDLGNRFDDEYLVLEKWRPAQPITCIYYDGEKDIYFIKRFLLENTVNVQTFMPSEHPKSFIENVIVANDVTAEIIFAKDKGKERDAETINIDEFIAVKGIKAIGNQFTKFKVKAINITIPEPVEEEPEVYEEPEPTGDADEDGGIIGDLFQGDGSNENE
- a CDS encoding NAD-dependent epimerase/dehydratase family protein is translated as MDQTAVDDPGYKKRNRSMKKVCVTGATGLLGTNVIIKLLQNGYSVIALVRKKSSWLGEENENLKLIEADLLSNLSLLLKEIDCLIHIAAETRQNLINYDEYRKVNYETAVNLLTHAELMDVKKFLFVSTANTLGYGNTAFWGSEKAPQLYPFTHSLYAQSKVEAEDYLLKNRKNTDVIIVNPTFMIGAYDSKPSSGKIIFWTWKKKLVFYPKGGKNFVHVEDAANGILNAIQYGKADEKYLLANENLSYKEFFKKVNRITDQNPTMIAIPNRVLSFLGLIGDGLRKLNIKTNLSTSNMKALQICNYYSNQKSVEELGIQYQSTDKAIEDAVQYFIENKEY
- a CDS encoding AraC family transcriptional regulator; translation: MNTSELNSFIVILIYGSLVLLSLLKLANPLKVNRKANFWFGIFLFLWSTFWLDEVLFLITGTTVEFHSLFFVRCIQFFTPIVFYFSVLFFTNPSFTFKIRDFKFLLLPTAFLLCLVLVKLGYETPFEYLSVILILIQALFYTGLSYVTIRKHQRKIQQFSSNTEGINLNWLEYIILVLLIVNIIYVIYNLFYDPKSLNFFINAVFLSVIYCVGYYSLKQREIYPLEEKYREELISINEDSDSEEIKRKLISDEELVKIKTSLEGLMEIQKPYLDSELNLIRLAEMLSVSTHHLSYVINTGFGKNFFQYVNEFRVEYAQKLLKESNSKLSILGIAYESGFNSKTSFNTTFKKVTGQTPSEFKK
- a CDS encoding serine hydrolase, translating into MKTLIWNAFVGISLILQLTSCKQHPQDVVDEYYRKGEFSGSVLIVKNGRIVCDTALGFRNLEKGLQSDKNTSFYIASLSKSFTAAAIMTLEQKDLLKLDNKASQFVELPEYAKNITIRQLLHHTSGIRDYENLFSKKGLNNQEVIDWLFSLKNLDFNPDSRFKYSNSGYIILSQIIEKVSGKSFRTFINEQIITPLKMNNTYVYESSTTIQNKALGYNQQKKPDDYSILTTGDGGIYSTPGDLYKFDQALRNYTLISKENTALMYTPAKLSAGQISNYGFAWFIEDEKSGKTAMHTGGLNGFKALFWRDLQHNSCVIALTNQGEAFPLGNFLNDIKKTIQ
- a CDS encoding SDR family oxidoreductase, translating into MDTKESYAVVTGASQGLGKSFAENLARKKINVILVSLPDQNLKEFSQELQELYDVKVHYYETDLSVNGNVLKLTEWLNRSFDIHILINNAGLGGTKKFTEASSEYINTILQVNVTATSLITHQLLPNLLKQPKAYILNVSSMAAFSPIGFKTVYPASKSFIYSFSRGLHEELKDTNVFVSVVNPGAMKTNTDVCKRIEKQGFIGRLTLLNPDKVASYCIRQLFKKDSVIMVNPISWLMMKILPIWIKLPLMTQAIKREIEA
- a CDS encoding DUF4180 domain-containing protein, whose protein sequence is MTIQSHEINTIKIAEVISDHIIIQSAQDGLDLMGNVYYQGFDKIILYEKNITPEFFDLKTKIAGEILQKFSNYRIGLAIVGDFDTYESKSLKDFIFESNKTKHVNFLKSLEDALDNLSK
- a CDS encoding rhomboid family intramembrane serine protease — its product is MDIVVLIIMAVTCIFSYMGFNNTALFEKYKFNVGAIANRKEYIRLISSAFLHADFMHLFFNMLSLYFFQGVVISFFGEVGFLILYFGSMILGNLFSLQIYKNQPWYSAIGASGAVSGIIFASIAMAPNEISVNFLPGWLFGTLYFGYSVYMMLNPKQWDNLGHAAHLGGAFFGLVYSIVMHPQLAMSNILFLGIMSLPLIYLGYEIFVRKRIG